From Osmerus eperlanus chromosome 16, fOsmEpe2.1, whole genome shotgun sequence:
ACCCCTAAACTAATTTATTTCACACCATGGTAAACCACTACCATATAGAGGGTGGATCATAACCAGTCATTGGCTCGAACCTCCCGTTTAGAGTCAATTGGAgggattatttatttattgttgaaGAGTGTAAGGAGAAAACAAGACAGAAGGGAGCGATACTGAGAACTCCGACGGATTTGGTCATCTCTGTTGGAGTTCCGCCCCTGCCTCCATTCGGCGAATCAAAACTTTGGTTTCCAACAACCCGTAGTAAGGGGCGTGTGTCTTCCTGACTTGCTGCGTGACTACAATAAATCTATACTAACAGGATTGACAAAAGGAATGACTGTTCGGCGTGATTTCCCTTAACATTGATTACATATCATACAGAGGGTCTGCCTGATAGCATAGTATTTGATTCGTGTGAAGGAGCGATTTACGGGTTCGACGCTGAATTGAAATCTAGCAAGTCATTGTTTCATAATATCCAAAAGCATCGTAGACAGAAGAGGATTCCAGAGTAAGACAACTTAAGTATTTCACAGTTAAATGTTTTCCCCAGAGAAGGACGTTCCTTGACTCCTGACGGAGTCTCCTTATCTGCCGTTCGTGTGACGGTTATAGGATACAGCCCACATTCGACAGCCATTGTTGACAGAAACCATTTGCCCGATGGAGGGTCCGACTTGCATAATTTGCCTGATGACGGTTCTGTTTGTTTCAGATGGCCTCGGCTCTGGTTGACAGAGCTTTAGGAGCCATCATTGGATCAGCTGTAGCAGATGCAGCAGGTGAGGGCCCTTGATACTACTGCCCTATCTTGCAAAACTAAAGTCTTGTCCGACAATTTAATCATAAACATATGCTAAATTTGCAGATGCATTATCATATACCAACAGTAAGCTACAAAACTCAAGCTTACATCCCATTTCACTATCAAGTATCCATTGACAACCTGTTTATCTTTCCTCATCCCTACTCTCAATATAGCTCAGCCCCTCCATTGGGTGTATGATCTGCAGAAGTTGGCAGAACTTCTAGCTAAGGAACCCTACCCAGAGTTTCGGCCTCAGTCTGCCAACCCCTTCTACAAGAGGGAAACAGGCTCACAGAGTTGTTATGGAGACCAAGCATATGTGCTGTTGGAGTCACTGTCTGAATGTGGAGGTATTGTTTGAGACTATCAGTCATGGGGTCATTTGTTCACCTCATACTGAGTCTAAAGGGCATATCCTGGTTACTCTTACTCTGTGTTTGACAGTCTGTGACCGTGTGGCAGTTTTTACTTATCCCCCATCTGTTATTTTCCCAGGTCTGAATGTTGATGACCTTAGGAAGCGGACATACAAATTCTTTGGACCTGGGTCAGAGTATGACACCCCGGTCAATAACCCATATAGAGAGAAAGGAGGTAAACCAAGCTTACTAAGGAGTGATACATTATGTAAAGAAAGAGTTTCTATGTTAATTGTGTTTTGTCATATAAGGACCACGACCAGAACTGCCCATTGATGGACCATGGAGACAAGCAAGTTTAAAAAGCTTCATAAAAAATGTGGATGCAGGCAAGGAAGAGACAGGTAAAACAATATGCTTTGTCAACACAACTCATGTTTTATTACCTGGAGCATAGATTTTAAGGACTAAAAATGATGTGTTTATTTTAACAGGCTGTGATACAGATTTCCAGATAGATGGCATAGCAAAAATGGCTCCTGTTGTGGCTTTTTATGCGGGAAAGCCAAACATGCTCGAGAAAGTTGAGGATGCAATTCGTGTCACCCAGAATAGTGATGAATGTGTAGCTGAGACTCTCGCAGCAGCCAGGTTAGCAAGCCATCCTGTAGTTTTCTTGAAATACTGTAATGATTTGTAAACAGTTGTGCTGATATTTTTCCAAAAGACAGGACATTGCAAGACATTCCTATAAGTTGGACTTCATCTAAAAGCCACATgtctttatttattattatttatttttaaggtTCCTGGAGTATTTTATCCTGAACGGTCCTGATCCAAATGCAGTGGATTCTGTGCTTGATCAGCTGACTGACCCAGAGAGGAAGCAACCCCAGGACCTGGACAAAGCTGTGGTTGGTATGTGACGCCCACTGCATGGTTTCTTCACTACACTAACATCATGTGACAGAGTCATGGATGACATCCAACTTCTCTTCAATATGTGCTTTAGCGTTTTACAGGAAATAGTATGGTATCTGGCGTTAGATTTATTTTAGCATTTCAAAAATaccaaaaaacaacaaagacTAACATAAAACATTTAACATATTTCTTATAAAACATACTCTTTCAGGGCACATTTATCAAGTAAAAGAGAATTTATCCAAGAGTCCCCAGGAACTGATCCCTGCTGTGTTTACAAACGCATGAGGTAAGCTTTGTTCCCTCCCATAATGCTGCAATATCAGGAGAGAAGTCTGTTATCCTAACACATGCTCTGGGAAGGTGTTAGACGTGGGTTTGGAATTGATAACATGGAAAAAGCTGTCTTCAATCTCTGTTTTGGTTCCTCTAGGTTTGCCTGGTGCTTTCCAAGCAGCACTGCATGGGATCCTGACAGCCAAGGGGTATGAGCAGGCTGTCAGAGACACCATGCGCTGCGGGGGATGCACCTGTAGCAGAAGCTCCTTCATTGGGGCCTGTCTTGGGGCTCAGGTAGGATGAatgttttcatgtgttttttATGATTATGGCCACATTTAAGTTTGTATTATTGGACAAAGTTTAGTTTATTAAAGatcataaaaatgtagcctttaCTGAGTGATTTACACTACTAAATGCAGTCCAGTGTCATTGGAGATAATGCATATCCCTATTATATTCTGAAAAGAAAGACCATATTCTGAAATGTTTTTGCTTTTTATGTCCACAGTTTGGGATTCAGGGAATTTCCAACTCATGGAAGACCAAGACTCTTCGTTATAACGATCTTCTCTTACACGCAAAGAAGGTTACAGGTCACCACCAAATGTAGTCACACTTTTTCTTCGATGCAATTGTAACATTTACAAACGGTTCTATGAGAATCTATAGCATCTTTGGTTACATTAAAtttaacaaaacactacatgAACGATCTTGCCTAAACTACAGTCGGGTTGGAACTGGatgagtgtgtttatgttaaATCTCAATTGTACCGAAGATGTTGCTACTtgtgaataaaaaaaattaccCATCTTTAAGGTGTTTTGAATATGAGTCATTTTGTCAGAGGTACCCCTCTGGTAAATTggggtatttatttatttattgaactGGAGTTTGCCCATAGAATAACACAATTTTAAAATGATCATGGGTGTAAAATATATGAAGAATACTATGAACACAGCTCAGTATACAGAAAATTGAGTTTCCATTGTTTTTATAATTGAGCATTTGGGGGATGGGGCACTGATGTTGCAACACCAAACTCTACGAAACATGTATGTATGAACCTTGCTTTGTACTTGTGGGAAATGCTTTTCTAGCAGAATTGGAGCTAATTCTTACAGACGCTCCAAAATGTTGTGGACCGCCGCAAAGGGCAACCAACTCCTTATTAAAATCCATGGGTTTAGAATGGAATGTCCAACAAGCTCAGTCATGCATGTGTAATGGTGACTTAGTCAGTTGTCCACATTATTTAGGGCCACACCATGTGCATGTATGACAAACAATTTTGTTGCTTGCGCTTTAACCAATTAAGTTTGCATTGTAGAGGACACCGTAGTTGTACTTTCTGACGAAAGCTTATGGAAACACGGGGGATGTCAAACATGGCTGTCAGAGGGGGAAAGCAGAACCGTTCAGGTGCTGGTCTTTCAGGTAGGAAAGGAGCAGGTGATCAAGATGAGGACGAGCAACCACTCCAGGCAGTGCTGGTTGCTGACAGTTTCAACCGGAGATTTTTCCCCATCTCGAAAGACCAGCCCAGAGTACGTATGTGAAAATGAAGGTGTGCAGTGCATGTCAGAATGACTACGCTGGTAGCCTACATCAACAAGGTTGTGGCTAGCAACTAACGTTCATCATACTAAAGCTACGCTAGCTAAAAATGTGATGAAATATGACAACTTTCATTTGAAATGTTCTGGCCCTGGACGTAGAGTGAGAAAAGGATATAGGGGGAGTCCATGCGTGTTAGCTgtattgttagctagctagggcAGAACAGTCAATACGTTCAAGTGTATTAGGCAGATTGTTAGCTAACAGAAGTTACACATTTGCTGAATAATACAAGACTTCATTCTGATGGGAAGTGGCAATTCTGCCCTGGAAATTTGATCTGTAACCAATAGTTTCTATTCTCAAGTGTCTTTCCCACTTCAATCGTTATGTGTGCCATTAAAGCAGGTTAGTATGTTacactgttgtgtttgtgtggtccaGGCTCTACTACCTCTTGGCAATGTGGCGATGATTGACTACACCCTAGAGTTCCTGACATCGACAGGAGTACAGGAAACCTTTGTCTTCTGCTGTTGGATGTCCAACAAGATCAAGGAGCACTTACTGTAAGCACTCCATCATTATCACATAGTTTTTGGCCATTTGTGTCATTATTGAACAGTCTCCTTTTACTGCAAATCGTTATGTGGCACTTTCATGTCTTTCTTTTCCCCCAACAGTAAATCAAAATGGTGCCGCCCCACCTCTCCAAATGTAGTCCACATCATCACCTCGGACCTATACCGTTCTCTCGGCGATGTGCTGAGGGATGTAGATGCCAAGTCCCTGGTCCGTTCAGACTTTGTGCTCGTCTATGGAGACGTGGTGTCAAACATTGATGTCAGTCAAGCCTTGCATGAGCACAGGTGAGCCAGTCTTCACATGATTTCAAGGATGCTTGGGTCATTTGATTTGCATGTTCCCTAActacatgtttttgtgtgtagaaAATGGTGTGTTGtcgaagcatttggctgaatttCTGTCCATGCAGGTATCGTCGTAAAATGGAGAAGAACATCTCTGTGATGACCATGATCTTCAAAGAGTCTTCGCCTGGACACAAGTCACGCTGTGAggaggatgacatcatcattggCATAGACAGCAAGAGCAAACGCATTCTTCACTATCAGAAGACACAGGGGTTGAAGAAGCTGCAGTTCCCAATGGTGAATGCtccctcacaacacacaccttaATTATTGCTATCTGTATCCCTTTTACAGCTTAAAAGAAATTTGACAATAAAAAGCAGTGTATGGAACAACTAATATATTTAGGCTTTTCTCGCATGCAGAATATTTTCCACAGTGGAAGTGATGAGTTTGAAATCCGATATGACCTGCTGGACTGTCACATCAGCATCTGCTCCCCACAGGTACTGTGAGTTTCCGTAAGATGCTGCTGTGGGCTGTATGCACAACTGGAGCCCATCTGAAATTGATGTATGACTAATGAGCACTACACAACTgcagttttgttgttgttcatttCAGGTAGCTGAGCTCTTCACTGACAACTTTGACTACCAAACGAGGAATGACTTTGTAAAAGGGATTTTGGTTAATGAGGAGGTAAGGAAGAACTCAGTCGATAATTATTAATTTAGAGGAAAAAAAAGTATGTTGCTTACACAGTAATATTTGTAGTATTGTTAGTATTTGTATCTTATAATGTTGAATATGCGTTTCCCTTTCTAGATCCTGGGAAACcagatacacatgcacatgACCAAGGATGGTTATGGAGCTCGGGTGTCTAACCTGCTCATGTATGACTCTGTATCGTCGGACATGGTGCGACGCTGGGTCTACCCCCTCACGCCTGAGGCCAACTTTACCGACCAGAAGGGCCGTGGCTGCACACACTCCCGTCACAACGTATACCGGGGGTCGGGGGTCAGCCTGGgtcatgggagtcagatggaggAGAACATTCTGATCGGCTCTGACACTAGCATTGGGGCTAACTGTCACATCTCAAACAGTGTCATCGGCAACAACTGCACCATAGGTACCACGCCCTACGTATGAATTTATGTGTTTTACTTTAGTGATGAATAGTAGTAAAGTTGAATATGGAAAAGATACATTGGGAAAGTATGTCTGAATTTCACCTAGTCATGGATGTTGCCAATAAAGTTTATATGTTGTGAGTAAACAACTCCTGTAATGTCCTCTGCTAGGGGATAACGTGGTTCTGGACCGCGCCTATATCTGGAACAACGTTCACATCGCCAACAATGTGGACATCAGccagtctgtggtgtgtgacggAGCCGAGGTCAAAGTGGGCGTCAGGCTAAACAAACAGTGTGTGCTGGCCTATAACGTAAGTCACGAGTTTCTAAGCATTCACCTAGACCAGGATGGTACTGTCTTGATAGTTTGCATAGTCGTGAAGTTTCCCCCACAAGGTCTCAAGGAGCTACACATTCTCTTTTTGAAATGTTGCAGGTGGTGATAGGACCAAGCATTTCCCTCCCAGAAGGCAGCGTGGTGTCCATGCACCACCCAGAGGAGGTGGACGACGAGGATGACGACGACGAGTTCCTGAGTGACGATGGAGCCGTGGGCAACAGCAAGGACAAGACCAAGCAGAAGAGTATGGCCCCGCATGACACACGCGGGAATGTCTGCTAACCTTAGTCAAGTCAAACATATGCTAACCACCTTGTCCTCCACAGCTTTTAACCCTGTGGAggtaggagcagaggggagaggttaTATCTGGAAGGCCAGCTGTCTGgacgacgaggacgaggagTTGGCCCAGTGCCTATGGGGTAAGATGCCGTGTGATGGAGATGCAGTGAGATGTACAGTATTGCTGTTTACTTGGTCCTATTGCAAGGACGGTAAGCTGCCTTGTCATTGTGAGGCAGCATCTGAGATGTACGTTTGCTGGTGCTTATATCCAAGGGCTGGTGTTGAACCCTGACCcggagagtgagagcgagagtgagGCCAGTGAGGACTCTCAGGACCCTGGAAGTCGTAGTGTGTCTCCAGAGATGGACGATGTCAAAGGTCAGGGGTGATGCCCTCTCAATGTGATGTAAAATAGAGAGATATGTGTCCAAGGATGCTCTTTCTCAGACTCCCgtactgtgtttgtgtagtttTCCAGTTGGAAGTCCTGGGTACTCTTCAGAGGGGATTAGAGGAGAATATCGGCTGTGATAATCTTGTGCTGGAGATCAACTCTTTAAAGTAAGCACTTTTTTCATTGGACAATATATAACTTTTTAAGCTCTTGCGATATCCCCAACCTCACATTCGGATGTTCCTCTTACAGATATGCCTACAACATCACTCTGAAGGAGGTCATGCAGATTCTGACCAGAGTGGTTCTGGAGTTCCCTTTCCAACAGCAGGGTCCTAAGCTCACCACCCCCCAGTACACGTCTCTCCTTCTGCCTGTGCGTACCAGCTCCTCTGTTCCTCCAAACCTCCAGTTAATGGaaggatacatacacacacacacacagaaaataattatttttgtctctttttcttctcaGCTGTTGAAAAAGTGGGCACCGGTCTTCAAAAACTACATCAAGAGAGTGCAGGACTACCTGGACTGTCTGTCGGCCATAGAGGAGTTGTTCCTTGAGCAGGAGACTCACTGGGGTGCTATGGTGAAGGTGAGTCTG
This genomic window contains:
- the selenoj gene encoding selenoprotein J — translated: MASALVDRALGAIIGSAVADAAAQPLHWVYDLQKLAELLAKEPYPEFRPQSANPFYKRETGSQSCYGDQAYVLLESLSECGGLNVDDLRKRTYKFFGPGSEYDTPVNNPYREKGGPRPELPIDGPWRQASLKSFIKNVDAGKEETGCDTDFQIDGIAKMAPVVAFYAGKPNMLEKVEDAIRVTQNSDECVAETLAAARFLEYFILNGPDPNAVDSVLDQLTDPERKQPQDLDKAVVGHIYQVKENLSKSPQELIPAVFTNAUGLPGAFQAALHGILTAKGYEQAVRDTMRCGGCTCSRSSFIGACLGAQFGIQGISNSWKTKTLRYNDLLLHAKKVTGHHQM
- the eif2b5 gene encoding translation initiation factor eIF-2B subunit epsilon, translating into METRGMSNMAVRGGKQNRSGAGLSGRKGAGDQDEDEQPLQAVLVADSFNRRFFPISKDQPRALLPLGNVAMIDYTLEFLTSTGVQETFVFCCWMSNKIKEHLLKSKWCRPTSPNVVHIITSDLYRSLGDVLRDVDAKSLVRSDFVLVYGDVVSNIDVSQALHEHRYRRKMEKNISVMTMIFKESSPGHKSRCEEDDIIIGIDSKSKRILHYQKTQGLKKLQFPMNIFHSGSDEFEIRYDLLDCHISICSPQVAELFTDNFDYQTRNDFVKGILVNEEILGNQIHMHMTKDGYGARVSNLLMYDSVSSDMVRRWVYPLTPEANFTDQKGRGCTHSRHNVYRGSGVSLGHGSQMEENILIGSDTSIGANCHISNSVIGNNCTIGDNVVLDRAYIWNNVHIANNVDISQSVVCDGAEVKVGVRLNKQCVLAYNVVIGPSISLPEGSVVSMHHPEEVDDEDDDDEFLSDDGAVGNSKDKTKQKTFNPVEVGAEGRGYIWKASCLDDEDEELAQCLWGLVLNPDPESESESEASEDSQDPGSRSVSPEMDDVKVFQLEVLGTLQRGLEENIGCDNLVLEINSLKYAYNITLKEVMQILTRVVLEFPFQQQGPKLTTPQYTSLLLPLLKKWAPVFKNYIKRVQDYLDCLSAIEELFLEQETHWGAMVKVLMNMYQLEILEEDTILRWFSQGATTDQSKQLRKNQGLQKFIQWLEEAEEEGE